TGCGATCGGCCTTCAGCAGCTCCGCCTCCACCAGGGGCATAGCTCGCCCTACCAGCAGCATCAGCTTATTCCAGCTGCCCTCGTTAGGGGTGGCGTCGGCCTCTAGCACATTGCTCCACACCACCTCGGCCTTGTCGGCCACCTGGCGCAGACAGTCTAAAAACAGCCCCTCATAGTCCACCACCTGCACCGGAAACCGCTCAGCTAGCTCAGTCTTGGCCCGCTGGTAGCGCTGGGGGCTGACCAACAACGCCAAAAACGAACCCGACTGAATGCCCCGCTGCAAGCGCTCCTCAAACTGGCGGGCATCGGCCAGCTCGGGGGTCATCTCTTGGGGGCCGGGGGCACCAGGGGTGGTAGACAGGCGGCTCAGGATCGTACTGCTGGCAATGCTGCTGCCCTCTCGGGTAGGGCTTTCGTAGCCGCCCTGGCCGCTGTAGGCCCTAGGGTTCCACACCAGGGTGGGGGCGATCGCCTGCATCAGATCATCCAGGCGGGGGCGATCGGGCAGGGGCTGGGCCTCAGGGTAGCGGCTGCTCACCCGCTCGCGCAGCTGGCGCTCTGAGAGCACCTTAACGCCGTAGAGCGCCCCCTGAGCCAGGCGCAGAGCCCGCTCGGCTTCCATACCCCGAGGGTAAAACTCTTGCCGACTAGAGAGGGCCGCTCGGTGGCTAGCCGCCGCCGCTAGCCGTAGCAGGCGACTGTCGGGCAGAAGCAGGCTGCCCACCGGCGGCGGCACCGCCTGGAGCTGCGCCAGCGATCGCTCGGGGGAAACCAGCGGGTCAGCGGCAGCAAGTTGATCAGCCTCATCGCCCAACTGCCGCCCATAGCTCAGCAGATCTGGGGTGATGGCCAGCAAAATGCGATCGCCATCGCGCCGCAGAAAGAAACGGGGGCTAGCCAGCGATCGCTCGACCTCCACCGCCGCCCGCAGCACTGCGATCGCCCGCTGGGTACGAATGGGGTCATCTTGCACCGAGCCCCGAGCCACCAGCAGTGCCGCCGCTAGTTCCTCCAGAGCCATCACGCCGCTGGCCCGCCGCAGCAGATCGGCTAGGTCGCGCCGCAACTGGGTGATGGCCGGTTCCTTCGCCCAGCGCTTTTGAAACTTGCTAACCACCTGGCTCACCCGAGCGCGAGACAGGTTGAGGTG
This genomic window from Nodosilinea sp. E11 contains:
- a CDS encoding DNA-directed RNA polymerase subunit alpha C-terminal domain-containing protein: EITLEPERLDRTLRDRLVEFFTQAFRRQPEERFDNAEEMLRRWRRCFEGIDEPGSLLDTDDESFLEDLLAEATFATPVADLGLGPRATNALDLANLLTVEDLLIAPPRRLARLRGVGHLTRREILAAVKILRRRLGLPSDAGVDDEVVENNAAVGQLSVDLLVQRLTKISPREGESVQRLLGAMLGLEGDLADSWPSQADLARHLNLSRARVSQVVSKFQKRWAKEPAITQLRRDLADLLRRASGVMALEELAAALLVARGSVQDDPIRTQRAIAVLRAAVEVERSLASPRFFLRRDGDRILLAITPDLLSYGRQLGDEADQLAAADPLVSPERSLAQLQAVPPPVGSLLLPDSRLLRLAAAASHRAALSSRQEFYPRGMEAERALRLAQGALYGVKVLSERQLRERVSSRYPEAQPLPDRPRLDDLMQAIAPTLVWNPRAYSGQGGYESPTREGSSIASSTILSRLSTTPGAPGPQEMTPELADARQFEERLQRGIQSGSFLALLVSPQRYQRAKTELAERFPVQVVDYEGLFLDCLRQVADKAEVVWSNVLEADATPNEGSWNKLMLLVGRAMPLVEAELLKADRTILLIYPALLARYQQMTLLERLRESIGRPGGIPGLWVLVPNDQQAMVEGQAVPLLSPGQRARIPEKWLRNGHRSVATPSASPPAAL